The Bradyrhizobium oligotrophicum S58 genome contains the following window.
AAGCCTTTTTTCGGCTTTGGGCGACAAGGATGGGGTCGCGACGAGGCGCCTAGTGACAAGATATACCGACATAGCGATCATTGGCGGCGGCCTGGCCGGCTCGATCGCGGCTGCCATGCTCGGAAAGGCGGGCGTATCAGCGATTCTCGTCGATCCTCATGCCGTCTACCCGCCCGACTTCCGAATCGAGAAGATTTCCGGCGCCGCGCAGATCGCCCGATTCCGTCGCACCGGCGTGGCGGACAAGGCGCTGCAGCAGGCGACCTTGGCTTCGGAGAACTGGGTCGCCCGATTCGGCCGCGTGCTCGACCATGCGCCGGTGCAGCAGTACGGCATCCCGTACGACGCGCTGGTGGCGGCCGTGCGCGCGCAGATCCCCGGCACGGTCGAGCGAATCGCGGCCAAGGCGGTGGCGATCACGCCAAGCGAGGATCGCCAGTCGGTCGTCCTGTCCGACGGACAGGCGATCTCGGCGCGCCTCGTGGTGCTCGCCAATGGGCTGAACGTCGGACTTCGGCACATGCTGGGAATCACCCGCAAGCTCACCAGCCCCGCCCATTCGATCTCGGTCGGCTTCGACCTGATCCCGGTCGGCCGTTCCGCCTTCCCGTTCCCGGCCATGACCTATTTCCAGGAACGGAGCAGCGCGCGCGTTCCCTACATCACCCTGTTTCCGATCGGCGACCGCATGCGCGCCAATCTGTTCGCCTATCGCGACGTCGATGATCCCTGGCTGCGGGCGATCCGGCGCGCCCCGGCCGAAACGCTGGCAGGCGCCCTGCCCGGCCTGCGGCGGATCGCCGGTGACTACGCGGTCAGCGGGGAGGTCAAGGTCCGGCCCGCCGAC
Protein-coding sequences here:
- a CDS encoding FAD-dependent oxidoreductase, which produces MTRYTDIAIIGGGLAGSIAAAMLGKAGVSAILVDPHAVYPPDFRIEKISGAAQIARFRRTGVADKALQQATLASENWVARFGRVLDHAPVQQYGIPYDALVAAVRAQIPGTVERIAAKAVAITPSEDRQSVVLSDGQAISARLVVLANGLNVGLRHMLGITRKLTSPAHSISVGFDLIPVGRSAFPFPAMTYFQERSSARVPYITLFPIGDRMRANLFAYRDVDDPWLRAIRRAPAETLAGALPGLRRIAGDYAVSGEVKVRPADLIVNSGYRMPGVVLVGDAFCTTCPVTGTGSDKVFTDVERLCSLHIPRWLATDGMSEAKIAAFYADPVKTACDAWSLDEAYRFREVSIGTSPYWLAQRWARFAVSLGRGVRHRLAGPLLQARSRSPDERSDIRGLTESS